A stretch of Cydia splendana chromosome 7, ilCydSple1.2, whole genome shotgun sequence DNA encodes these proteins:
- the LOC134792448 gene encoding granzyme-like protein 1, whose translation MQVNFHCLKMYILFILAILVKLSANKAPSRGDLRVYKGRNDTHNEFPFTVVLQRKDNMERFCTGSLIAEDWVLTAAHCVPSSVLLVIRYGDFTKLPTETTLYSSVIKTYAHPSYLESPLPINDIALIFTEKIPRKNHARLLALDFKTFFGLPVKYAGFGNIGRRIAATSKENRESEFIPLQIGEGIVSIYHQRLYDSVLCVAPKCSNRNQQGRPGDSGGPLVYDGRLIGVASSISDLYPITYFTPVSPYLEWIRNTIHFNDG comes from the coding sequence ATGCAAGTAAATTTCCATTGCTTAAAAATGTACATCTTATTTATTCTGGCAATACTTGTAAAGTTAAGTGCAAATAAGGCTCCGAGCCGTGGAGATTTGAGGGTGTATAAAGGACGGAACGACACTCACAACGAGTTCCCGTTCACTGTGGTTCTGCAAAGGAAGGATAATATGGAAAGATTTTGTACCGGCAGCCTTATAGCGGAAGACTGGGTCCTCACTGCAGCCCACTGCGTTCCAAGTTCTGTGTTACTTGTCATCAGATATGGTGATTTTACAAAGCTGCCAACAGAAACCACGTTGTACTCAAGCGTGATCAAAACATACGCTCACCCTTCCTACCTGGAATCCCCATTACCGATAAATGATATAGCGCTAATTTTCACTGAAAAAATACCCAGAAAGAACCATGCAAGACTGCTGGCGCTCGATTTTAAAACTTTCTTCGGGCTTCCTGTGAAATACGCGGGTTTTGGTAATATTGGACGGCGTATTGCTGCGACTTCGAAAGAAAACAGAGAATCAGAATTCATTCCTCTTCAAATTGGAGAGGGTATTGTGAGCATTTATCATCAACGCCTCTATGACAGTGTGTTATGTGTAGCGCCGAAGTGTTCGAACCGGAATCAGCAGGGTCGCCCGGGGGACTCCGGAGGGCCGCTGGTGTATGACGGACGACTCATTGGCGTAGCTAGCAGCATTTCAGATTTGTatcctattacatattttaccCCTGTAAGCCCATATTTAGAATGGATTCGAAACACCATACACTTCAATGACggttaa